A genomic window from Osmia bicornis bicornis chromosome 6, iOsmBic2.1, whole genome shotgun sequence includes:
- the LOC114873144 gene encoding transmembrane protein 70 homolog, mitochondrial yields MALILRHCILSQKKRFVHEFLLFHRNVSSHTFNINNVKKFGSLLCAKHFSTKNDGNSDRELIYEGYLTKRIRRLKLFSFFTSAGSIISLPAIYMKAVHDDNLANMGIMFAFLNLVLTLTPLFIHLTTKRYVTEMYYYPKEDMYGANVYGLFLNKRQLKFTKDDVDVPESGGMLTSCKIQGNPLLFGEEDFKDARHYFIIMGYNDPIDFEMGTNAAGTGKIDLDLIREKLKNYEKDQKQIESKELERN; encoded by the exons ATGGCTTTGATATTACGACACTGCATTTTGAGCCAAAAGAAACGGTTTGTACacgaatttttattattccatcGTAATGTTAGCAGTCATACGTTCAACATTAACAACGTTAAG AAATTTGGATCGCTTTTGTGTGCGAAAcatttttctacaaaaaatGATGGGAATTCGGATAGAGAGCTTATTTACGAAGGATATTTAACAAAACGAATTCGTAGACTTAaactcttttctttcttcacaTCAGCTGGATCAATAATTTCATTACCTGCAATTTATATGAAAGCTGTGCACGATGATAATTTAGCAAATATGGGTATAATGTTTGCATTTTTAAATCTTGTTCTAACATTGACTCCGTTATTTATACATCTCACAACAAAAAGATATGTGACCGAAATGTACTATTATCCAAAAGAGGATATGTATGGTGCAAATGTATATGGCCTGTTTCTTAACAAAAGACAg CTAAAGTTTACAAAGGATGATGTAGATGTACCTGAATCAGGTGGAATGCTCACATCTTGTAAGATACAGGGAAACCCATTGCTTTTCGGTGAAGAAGATTTCAAAGATGCTAgacattattttattattatggGATATAACGATCCAATAGATTTTGAGATGGGTACAAATGCAGCTGGTACAGGAAAAATCGATTTAGATTTGATacgagaaaaattaaaaaattatgaaaaagaTCAGAAGCAGATAGAGAGTAAAGAACTCGAACGAAACTAA